The following is a genomic window from Euzebya rosea.
TGCAGGCCTACGACTTCGCCCACCTGTTCGAGACCGAGGGCTGTGTGCTGCAGGGCGGGGGGTCCGACCAGTGGGGTAACATCACCGCTGGCACTGACCTGATCGGCCGCATGCACGACGGCCGGGCCTTCGGCATGACCTGGCCGTTGCTCACCACCGCCAGCGGGGCGAAGTTCGGCAAGTCCGCCGGCAACGCCGTGTGGCTGGACGCCGAGATGACGTCGCCCTACGCCTACTTCCAGTACTGGATCAACGCCTCCGACGACGACGTCCGGCGGTTCCTCACGATGTTCACCTTCCTCGAGCTCGACGAGGTCGAGTCGGTGATGGCCGAGCACGCCCAGGCGCCGCATCGTCGTATCGCCCAGCGACGGCTGGCGATGGAGGCCACGAGGATCGCCCACGGCGAGGAGGGGCTGGCCGACGCCGAGCGGGCCACCGAGGTGCTGTTCGGCAACGAGGCCTTCACCGGCCTGTCCGATGCCGTGCTGGCCGAGGCGTTCGCCGCGGCGCCGTCGGTGTCGTTGCCGGCAGACGCGATCGGCACCGGCACGAGCGTCGCCGAGTTGATGACCACCGCCGGGGCAGCCAAGTCCAACGGCGAGGCCCGGCGACTCGTCGACCAGGGCGGCGTGCGGATCAACAACGTCAAGGTCGACGACGCCGACCGCGCGCTGACCGCCGACGACCTCGCGACCCCGACCACCCTCGTCCTGCGAGTGGGCAAGAAGCGCTACTGGCTGGCACGGCTGGGCTGAGCCCGGCCGGGCCGCGCTCAGCCCAGCGAGGGATGCTCGCAGCGCAGGAGGTGCCGCTTGAGGACCTTGCCGGTGGCGTTGCGCGGCAGCTCGCCGACCACGACGACGCGCTTGGGGACCTTGTAGCGGGCGATCCGCTCCCGTAGCCAGGCACGGACGTCCTCGGGGTCGACGTCGCCGACGACGTAGGCCCGCAGCACCTGCCCGAACTCCTCGTCGGGCACCCCGATGACGGCCAGGTCGGTGATGTCGGGGTGACCCTCGAGGACCTCCTCCACCTCCGAGGGGTACACGTTCTCTCCGCCGGAGACGATCATCTCGTCGCCGCGGCCGGTCACGAAGAGGTACCCGTCGAGGTCGACGTAGCCGAGGTCGCCGATCTCGACCGGGCCCCGGTGGGTGTCGGAGCCGGTGTAGCCGGCGAACTCCATCCCGGTGGTGACGCGCAGCCGGCCGATTTCGCCGGGCGGCAGCCGACGGCCGTCCTCGTCGACCACCTCCACGCGCATGCCCGGGCCCGGTCGGCCGACGGTGCCCCGGCGCTCGCGGAAGTCCGCTGGCGTGGAGATCGACACCCAGCCGGCCTCGGTCGAGCCGTACAGGTCGTAGGTGACCTCGCCCCACCGCTGCTGGGCCCGCTGCCGCAGGGCGACCGGCAGGGCCGAGCCGCTGGTCAGGATGATCCGCAGCCGTCCGGGGCCGCCGGGGCCGCCCTCCTCCAGCGCCCGTCGCAGCTGGACGGGGACCAGCGCAGCCGCGTCCACTTCGTGCTCGTCGACGATGCGCTGGAAGTCGGCCGGATCGAAGTGGCGGGGCAGGATCGAGGTCGCCCCGATCAGCATGGCCGCGCCGGCCACCCCGCCACCGAAGCCGTGGAACAGGGGCGGGCCGATCAGCAACCGGTCGCCGCGCTGCAGCGGCACCTTCATCACGAAGCCGAGCATCGCCCCGAGACCGGACGCCCCGACGCTGCGCTCTGCGCCCTTCGGGGATCCGGTCGTGCCGGACGTGTGGATGACGACCTTGCCGGTGCCGCGCACGAACGGGGCCGAGCTCGACGCCGAGGCCAGC
Proteins encoded in this region:
- the tyrS gene encoding tyrosine--tRNA ligase, giving the protein MSTNPVDVLRERGFVQDITDEDGLRARFDEGPVTFYVGFDPTAVSLHAGNLVGIMAMAWLQRMGHRPIALAGGGTGRIGDPSGRDDERQVLDEDVLATHLEGIRTQLGRFLDLSEPERGLLVDNYDWLRDIGFIPFLRDVGRYFSVNQMIARESVKRRLENREQGISFTEFSYQLLQAYDFAHLFETEGCVLQGGGSDQWGNITAGTDLIGRMHDGRAFGMTWPLLTTASGAKFGKSAGNAVWLDAEMTSPYAYFQYWINASDDDVRRFLTMFTFLELDEVESVMAEHAQAPHRRIAQRRLAMEATRIAHGEEGLADAERATEVLFGNEAFTGLSDAVLAEAFAAAPSVSLPADAIGTGTSVAELMTTAGAAKSNGEARRLVDQGGVRINNVKVDDADRALTADDLATPTTLVLRVGKKRYWLARLG
- a CDS encoding AMP-binding protein codes for the protein MFGLPSLSPGDVIGGVRALVRAGVIRPMLPRPSLLGMVLELPMLRPNLGLAVAFQAGTQPDAVAVIDDRGMLTWAELDNRVTRLANTLLQHGEPRGCVAFMVRNGREALECYAAGGRSGLAPVPLNTWATGSEVGRILHMQRPAVLVVDEEFTDAVAHAVRDLEDPPVLLTIGPGGSYETALASASSSAPFVRGTGKVVIHTSGTTGSPKGAERSVGASGLGAMLGFVMKVPLQRGDRLLIGPPLFHGFGGGVAGAAMLIGATSILPRHFDPADFQRIVDEHEVDAAALVPVQLRRALEEGGPGGPGRLRIILTSGSALPVALRQRAQQRWGEVTYDLYGSTEAGWVSISTPADFRERRGTVGRPGPGMRVEVVDEDGRRLPPGEIGRLRVTTGMEFAGYTGSDTHRGPVEIGDLGYVDLDGYLFVTGRGDEMIVSGGENVYPSEVEEVLEGHPDITDLAVIGVPDEEFGQVLRAYVVGDVDPEDVRAWLRERIARYKVPKRVVVVGELPRNATGKVLKRHLLRCEHPSLG